The following are encoded in a window of Miltoncostaea marina genomic DNA:
- the aroF gene encoding 3-deoxy-7-phosphoheptulonate synthase produces MQEGATDEQVRHVVERIEQAGARAHPSRGEFVTVIGAIGDDREIVASLQLEGEPGVEKVVPILKPYKLVSSDFRGRDQVVEVAGRPIGGGHFALIAGPCAVESREQTFASARACKAAGANFLRGGAYKPRTSPYAFSGLGKAGLEILAEAREETGLPVVTELMDVRQLEDVLEVADMIQLGARNMQNFDLLREVGRTSTPVLLKRGMAATVEEWLLSAEYIAREGNSAIVLCERGIRTFETATRSTLDISAVPVAKQQSCLPVIVDPSHAAGKRDLILPMARAAVVAGADGLIVEVHPAPEHALCDGPQALHADTFSAWVADVQRCIDLMGKVLASGDAPVAVGA; encoded by the coding sequence ATGCAGGAGGGCGCGACCGACGAGCAGGTGCGCCACGTCGTCGAGCGCATCGAGCAGGCGGGCGCGCGCGCCCACCCCTCGCGCGGCGAGTTCGTGACGGTCATCGGCGCCATCGGCGACGACCGGGAGATCGTCGCCTCCCTCCAGCTCGAGGGCGAGCCCGGGGTGGAGAAGGTCGTCCCGATCCTGAAGCCGTACAAGCTGGTGTCGAGCGACTTCCGCGGTCGCGACCAGGTCGTGGAGGTGGCCGGCCGGCCGATCGGCGGCGGGCACTTCGCCCTCATCGCCGGCCCGTGCGCGGTGGAGTCGCGCGAGCAGACCTTCGCGTCGGCGCGCGCCTGCAAGGCCGCGGGCGCCAACTTCCTGCGCGGCGGGGCCTACAAGCCGCGGACGTCGCCGTACGCGTTCTCGGGGCTCGGCAAGGCCGGTCTCGAGATCCTCGCCGAGGCCCGCGAGGAGACCGGCCTGCCGGTCGTGACCGAGCTGATGGACGTGCGCCAGCTCGAGGACGTCCTCGAGGTCGCCGACATGATCCAGCTCGGCGCGCGCAACATGCAGAACTTCGACCTGCTGCGCGAGGTGGGCCGCACGAGCACGCCGGTGCTGCTGAAGCGCGGCATGGCGGCCACCGTCGAGGAGTGGCTGCTGTCGGCCGAGTACATCGCCCGCGAGGGCAACAGCGCGATCGTGCTCTGCGAGCGGGGCATCCGCACCTTCGAGACGGCGACCCGCTCGACGCTCGACATCTCGGCCGTCCCGGTCGCCAAGCAGCAGTCCTGCCTGCCGGTGATCGTCGACCCCTCGCACGCCGCCGGCAAGCGCGACCTGATCCTGCCGATGGCCCGCGCCGCGGTTGTGGCCGGCGCCGACGGCCTGATCGTCGAGGTGCACCCGGCGCCGGAGCACGCGCTGTGCGACGGCCCGCAGGCCCTGCACGCCGATACGTTCAGCGCCTGGGTCGCTGACGTCCAGCGCTGCATCGACCTCATGGGGAAGGTGCTCGCCTCGGGCGACGCGCCGGTGGCCGTCGGCGCCTGA
- the hisC gene encoding histidinol-phosphate transaminase: MSIRTSPRLDAIPRYEPGLTTAEVLARYGIERAVKLASNESPFGPMPGVAEVVAEGAAALNRYPDGAARALRRALAERHGVGPEGVVVGNGSCELILLAGQALLDPGTTVVHAEPSFALYPHLAAAAGAEAIAVPLADDLGHDLDAMAAAVDERTRLVIVCNPNNPTGVYRSADEIEAFVDALPEDLAILIDEAYFDFVDRPDAGRTMSMARERPNLLVTRTFSKAHGLCGLRVGYGVGGAGWVGALDRVRQPFNTNALGQAAALESLRHPEELHRRVRSVMAERDRMQRELVLTGWGFTASQGNFILVRPDSDPVAGSAGIHEQLLRLGVIVRDGAALGCPGCLRVSVGTPDENTAFLAARAEVARAIHS, translated from the coding sequence GTGTCGATCAGGACCTCTCCGCGCCTCGACGCCATCCCGCGATACGAGCCCGGCCTCACCACGGCCGAGGTGCTCGCCCGCTACGGCATCGAGCGCGCCGTCAAGCTCGCCTCCAACGAGAGCCCGTTCGGCCCCATGCCGGGGGTGGCGGAGGTCGTCGCCGAGGGCGCCGCGGCGCTCAACCGCTACCCCGACGGGGCGGCCCGCGCGCTGCGGCGCGCCCTGGCCGAGCGTCACGGCGTGGGCCCCGAGGGGGTGGTGGTCGGCAACGGCTCGTGCGAGCTGATCCTGCTGGCCGGCCAGGCGCTGCTCGACCCGGGCACGACCGTCGTGCACGCCGAGCCCTCGTTCGCGCTCTACCCGCACCTGGCCGCCGCCGCGGGCGCCGAGGCGATCGCCGTGCCGCTCGCCGACGACCTCGGTCACGACCTCGACGCGATGGCCGCGGCGGTCGACGAGCGCACCCGCCTGGTGATCGTCTGCAACCCCAACAACCCCACGGGCGTGTACCGCTCGGCCGACGAGATCGAGGCGTTCGTCGACGCGCTGCCCGAGGACCTGGCGATCCTGATCGACGAGGCGTACTTCGACTTCGTCGACCGGCCCGACGCCGGGCGCACGATGTCCATGGCCCGCGAGCGCCCCAACCTGCTCGTCACCCGCACCTTCAGCAAGGCGCACGGCCTGTGCGGGCTGCGCGTGGGCTACGGCGTCGGCGGGGCGGGCTGGGTCGGCGCGCTCGACCGGGTGCGCCAGCCGTTCAACACCAACGCGCTGGGCCAGGCGGCCGCGCTGGAGAGCCTTCGCCACCCGGAGGAGCTGCACCGCCGCGTCCGCTCGGTGATGGCGGAGCGCGACCGCATGCAGCGCGAGCTGGTCCTGACCGGTTGGGGCTTTACCGCCAGCCAGGGCAACTTTATCCTGGTCCGGCCGGATTCCGATCCGGTCGCCGGATCGGCCGGCATCCACGAGCAGCTCCTGCGCCTGGGGGTCATCGTCCGCGATGGTGCCGCGCTGGGGTGCCCGGGGTGCCTCCGCGTCTCGGTCGGGACCCCGGACGAGAACACGGCGTTCCTCGCGGCGCGGGCGGAGGTCGCCCGCGCGATCCACAGCTGA
- the nadB gene encoding L-aspartate oxidase, translating to MTRARERDPVVVVGSGIAGCLAALAVAESGPVVLVTKDVLGEGSTRRAQGGIAAAIDPADSVEAHLADTLAAGAGLCDRDAAEVICREGPARVVELLARGVRFDTEQGRLALGLEGAHSAPRVVHAGGDATGAHIVAALTAALRAGPRVEIAERELALEVVVRDGRAAGLRVRGADGAERVRAARAVVLATGGSGQLYSRTTNPPGATADGPALAARAGAALADLELVQFHPTALALGDGPLALVSEAVRGEGAWLRDARGRRFMPDEHPMAELGPRDVVARAIARHAAELGADVTIDLRHLDPGEVHRRFPTVAALCAEHGLDLARDLVPVTPAAHYGVGGVLADMAGRTTLPGLFAIGECAATGAHGANRLASNGLLEGAVLAAGAARALADGADAWPDAPLGPIAPVAPPAPRGDDAGGGGRARRALQEAMWRGVGVERDADGLAAARAALAAVPDGTDPETDNLLLVARLSAAAAALRTESRGAHFRRDHPYADPRQARRIAWVGGLPVVPSPTVPARPRRALALEAA from the coding sequence ATGACGCGAGCGCGCGAGCGGGACCCCGTCGTGGTGGTGGGGAGCGGCATCGCCGGCTGCCTGGCGGCCCTGGCGGTCGCTGAGTCCGGACCGGTCGTGCTCGTGACGAAGGACGTCCTCGGCGAGGGCAGCACCCGGCGGGCGCAGGGCGGCATCGCCGCCGCCATCGACCCGGCCGACTCGGTCGAGGCCCACCTGGCCGACACGCTGGCCGCGGGCGCGGGCCTCTGCGACCGCGACGCGGCGGAGGTGATCTGCCGCGAGGGGCCGGCGCGCGTCGTGGAGCTGCTGGCGCGTGGCGTGCGCTTCGACACCGAGCAGGGCCGCCTGGCGCTCGGTCTGGAGGGCGCGCACTCGGCGCCCCGCGTCGTGCACGCGGGCGGCGACGCCACCGGCGCGCACATCGTCGCGGCCCTCACCGCCGCGCTGCGCGCCGGGCCGCGCGTGGAGATCGCCGAGCGCGAGCTCGCCCTGGAGGTGGTCGTGCGCGACGGGCGCGCGGCGGGCCTGCGCGTGCGCGGCGCGGACGGCGCCGAGCGGGTGCGCGCCGCGCGGGCGGTCGTGCTGGCGACCGGCGGCTCCGGCCAGCTCTACAGCCGCACCACCAACCCGCCCGGCGCCACGGCCGACGGCCCCGCGCTCGCCGCGCGGGCGGGCGCCGCGCTGGCCGACCTCGAGCTCGTCCAGTTCCACCCCACCGCGCTCGCCCTCGGCGACGGGCCGCTGGCGCTGGTCAGCGAGGCCGTGCGCGGCGAGGGCGCCTGGCTGCGCGACGCGCGCGGGCGCCGTTTCATGCCCGACGAGCACCCCATGGCCGAGCTCGGCCCGCGCGACGTCGTGGCCCGGGCGATCGCCCGGCACGCCGCCGAGCTGGGCGCCGACGTGACCATCGACCTGCGCCACCTCGACCCCGGCGAGGTGCACCGCCGCTTCCCCACCGTGGCCGCCCTGTGCGCGGAGCACGGCCTCGACCTGGCGCGCGACCTCGTCCCCGTCACGCCCGCGGCGCACTACGGCGTGGGGGGCGTGCTCGCCGACATGGCGGGCCGCACCACGCTCCCCGGCCTGTTCGCGATCGGCGAGTGCGCCGCGACGGGCGCGCACGGCGCCAACCGGCTCGCCTCCAACGGCCTGCTCGAGGGCGCGGTGCTGGCCGCCGGCGCCGCCCGGGCGCTCGCCGACGGCGCCGACGCCTGGCCCGACGCCCCGCTGGGGCCGATCGCGCCCGTCGCGCCGCCCGCGCCGCGCGGCGACGACGCCGGCGGCGGCGGACGGGCCCGCCGCGCGCTGCAGGAGGCGATGTGGCGCGGCGTGGGCGTCGAGCGCGACGCCGACGGCCTGGCCGCCGCGCGCGCGGCGCTCGCGGCGGTGCCCGATGGCACCGACCCCGAGACCGACAACCTGCTGCTGGTCGCGCGCCTCTCCGCCGCGGCCGCCGCCCTGCGCACCGAGAGCCGGGGCGCCCACTTCCGGCGCGACCACCCGTACGCCGACCCCCGGCAGGCGCGCCGCATCGCCTGGGTCGGCGGGCTCCCCGTCGTCCCCTCCCCGACCGTCCCCGCCCGGCCCCGCCGGGCCCTCGCACTGGAGGCCGCATGA
- the nadA gene encoding quinolinate synthase NadA produces MTTTAIAPACAMPASATAEGQEQLWERAWAARRELGPRAVVLGHHYQRDEVIAFADVTGDSFLLARRGAAATEAELVVFLGVYFMAEAADVLRAPHQTVVLPDLGAGCHLAECADIFTVRDAWAQMTAALPGKRVIPLTYMNSGADLKAFVGEQGGAVCTSGNAEKAFRWALSEGDAVFFFPDEHLGRNTACRLGMAPGDPLVWNPRLAELGGLSGDALARAQVILWKGFCNVHTGFTVRQIEEARAADPDVRVIVHPECPRPVVEAADEDGSTEYIIRRCEELPAGASAVIGTDWNLVNRLRLRHPDKRISCLREDICPCVTMNRIDLPKLTWCLESLAAGEVVNVVAVDEEMRRLGRLALDRMLALA; encoded by the coding sequence ATGACCACGACCGCGATCGCCCCGGCCTGCGCCATGCCCGCGTCCGCCACGGCGGAGGGCCAGGAGCAGCTCTGGGAGCGCGCCTGGGCCGCCCGGCGGGAGCTCGGCCCGCGCGCCGTCGTCCTGGGCCACCACTACCAGCGCGACGAGGTGATCGCGTTCGCGGACGTGACCGGCGACTCGTTCCTGCTGGCCCGCCGCGGCGCGGCCGCCACCGAGGCCGAGCTCGTCGTGTTCCTCGGCGTCTACTTCATGGCCGAGGCCGCCGACGTGCTGCGCGCGCCGCACCAGACCGTGGTGCTGCCCGACCTCGGCGCCGGCTGCCACCTGGCCGAGTGCGCCGACATCTTCACGGTGCGCGACGCCTGGGCGCAGATGACCGCGGCGCTGCCCGGCAAGCGGGTGATCCCGCTCACCTACATGAACTCCGGCGCCGACCTGAAGGCGTTCGTCGGCGAGCAGGGCGGCGCCGTGTGCACCTCCGGCAACGCCGAGAAGGCGTTCCGCTGGGCGCTCTCGGAGGGCGACGCGGTGTTCTTCTTCCCCGACGAGCACCTCGGCCGCAACACGGCCTGCCGCCTCGGCATGGCGCCGGGCGACCCGTTGGTGTGGAACCCGCGCCTGGCCGAGCTGGGCGGGCTGTCCGGCGACGCGCTGGCGCGGGCGCAGGTGATCCTCTGGAAGGGCTTCTGCAACGTGCACACCGGCTTCACCGTGCGCCAGATCGAGGAGGCGCGCGCGGCCGACCCGGACGTGCGCGTGATCGTGCACCCGGAGTGCCCGCGCCCGGTGGTCGAGGCCGCCGACGAGGACGGCAGCACCGAGTACATCATCCGCCGCTGCGAGGAGCTCCCCGCCGGCGCATCGGCCGTCATCGGCACCGACTGGAACCTCGTCAACCGGCTGCGCCTGCGCCACCCGGACAAGCGGATCTCCTGCCTGCGCGAGGACATCTGCCCGTGCGTGACGATGAACCGGATCGACCTGCCGAAGCTCACCTGGTGCCTCGAGTCGCTCGCCGCCGGCGAGGTCGTCAACGTGGTGGCCGTGGACGAGGAGATGCGCCGCCTCGGGCGCCTGGCCCTCGACCGCATGCTGGCGCTCGCGTGA
- the nadC gene encoding carboxylating nicotinate-nucleotide diphosphorylase produces the protein MSAREVVARALAEDLGERGDITSELLVPADARAVAWVVARRAGVLAGRAAGEEVLRQTGVDGDWRLDDGDRLEPGSVVAEVSGPARAVLAAERTLLNLLCRLSGIATLTAEYVAACGDVAVLDTRKTTPGLRALEKAAVRAGGGVNHRMGLHDRVLVKDNHLALAGAGLADAVARARREMPDVVVEVEADDLDGVRHAIEAGADWVLLDNMTPGELRAAVALAAGRAKLEASGGMTLEGARAAAAAGVDAVSVGALTHSAAALDLGLDIEA, from the coding sequence GTGAGCGCGCGCGAGGTCGTCGCCCGGGCGCTCGCCGAGGACCTCGGCGAGCGGGGCGACATCACCTCGGAGCTGCTCGTCCCTGCCGACGCCCGCGCGGTCGCCTGGGTGGTCGCCCGCCGGGCCGGCGTCCTGGCCGGCCGGGCGGCGGGCGAGGAGGTGCTCCGCCAGACCGGCGTCGACGGCGACTGGCGCCTGGACGACGGCGACCGCCTGGAGCCCGGCTCGGTCGTCGCCGAGGTCTCCGGCCCCGCCCGCGCGGTGCTCGCCGCCGAGCGGACGCTGCTCAACCTGCTGTGCCGCCTGTCCGGCATCGCCACCCTCACCGCCGAGTACGTGGCCGCGTGCGGCGACGTCGCCGTGCTCGACACCCGCAAGACCACGCCCGGCCTGCGCGCCCTCGAGAAGGCCGCCGTGCGGGCCGGCGGCGGGGTCAACCACCGCATGGGCCTCCACGACCGGGTGCTCGTGAAGGACAACCACCTCGCCCTGGCCGGCGCGGGGCTCGCCGACGCGGTCGCCCGCGCGCGCCGCGAGATGCCCGACGTCGTCGTCGAGGTGGAGGCCGACGACCTCGACGGCGTCCGCCACGCCATCGAGGCGGGCGCCGACTGGGTGCTGCTCGACAACATGACGCCCGGCGAGCTGCGCGCCGCGGTCGCCCTCGCCGCCGGCCGCGCGAAGCTCGAGGCCTCCGGCGGCATGACCCTCGAGGGCGCCCGCGCCGCCGCCGCCGCCGGGGTCGACGCGGTCTCGGTCGGCGCGCTCACCCACTCCGCCGCCGCCCTCGACCTGGGGCTCGACATCGAGGCCTGA
- the aroH gene encoding chorismate mutase: MSDTVVRAVRGATSVDGDVPEAIVASTAELLGEVLERNALRPDDLISIIFTVTEDLSSEFPAVAAREAGLTMIPLLCAREIPVPGSLGRCIRLLLHCNAPRERVIEHVYLREARRLRPDLAGDAQ; the protein is encoded by the coding sequence GTGAGCGACACCGTCGTGCGAGCCGTGCGGGGGGCGACCTCCGTGGACGGGGACGTCCCCGAGGCGATCGTCGCCAGCACCGCCGAGCTGCTGGGTGAGGTGCTGGAGCGCAACGCGCTCCGCCCGGACGACCTGATCTCGATCATCTTCACGGTCACGGAGGACCTCAGCTCCGAGTTCCCCGCCGTGGCCGCCCGCGAGGCCGGCCTCACGATGATCCCGCTCCTCTGCGCCCGGGAGATCCCGGTCCCGGGGTCGCTCGGCAGGTGCATCCGCCTCCTCCTGCACTGCAACGCCCCGCGCGAGCGCGTCATCGAGCACGTCTACCTGCGCGAGGCGCGGCGCCTGCGCCCCGACCTGGCGGGCGACGCGCAGTAG